In the genome of Variovorax sp. PAMC26660, the window TGATCCTGATGGCCGGCCTGCAGGGCGCCGGCAAGACCACCACCACCGCCAAGCTCGCCAAGCACCTGATCGAAAAGCGCAAGAAGAAGGTGCTGACGGTGTCGGGCGACGTTTACCGCCCCGCCGCCATCGAGCAGCTCAAGACCGTGACCAAGCAGGCCGGCGCCGAATGGTTCCCGAGCACGCCGGACCAGAAGCCGCTCGATATCGCGCGCGCCGCGCTCGATCACGCCAAGCGCCACTATTTCGACGTGCTGCTGGTCGACACCGCCGGCCGCCTGGCCATCGACGAAGTGCTGATGACCGAAATCAAGCAGCTGCACGCGGCGCTCGATCCGGTCGAAACCCTGTTCGTGGTCGATGCCATGCAGGGCCAGGATGCGATCAACACCGCCAAGGCCTTCAAGGAAGCGCTGCCCCTGACCGGCATCATCCTGACCAAGACCGATGGCGACTCGCGCGGTGGTGCGGCGCTGTCGGTGCGCCAGGTCACGGGCGTGCCGATCAAGTTCGCAGGCACCAGCGAGAAGATCGATGGCCTCGAAGTGTTCGACGCCGAACGCCATGCGGGCCGCATCCTGGGCATGGGCGACATCGTCGCGCTGGTCGAGCAGGTCACGGCCGGCGTCGACGTGGCGGCGGCGCAGAAGCTCGCGGCCAAGGTCAAGAGCGGCGCGGGCTTCGACCTGAACGATTTCCTGGGCCAGCTTCAGCAGATGAAGCAGATGGGTGGCCTCTCCAGCCTGATGGACAAGCTGCCCGCGCAGATGGCCGCCAAGGCGAGCGAGGCCGACATGACGCGTGCCGAGCGCGACATCCGCCGCAAGGAAGGAATCATCCAGAGCATGACCCCGCTGGAACGCCGCAAGCCAGAGCTGCTGAAGGCCACGCGCAAGCGCCGCATTGCGGCCGGTGCCGGCGTGCAGGTTCAGGAAGTGAACCGCCTGCTCAACGAGTTCGAGCAGATGCAAGGGATGATGAAGAAGATGAAGGGCGGCGGCCTGATGAAGATGATGAAGAAGATGGGCGGCATGAAGGGCATGGGCGGTATGGGTGGCCCTGGTGGTCCGAAGCTGCCGTTCTGAGCCTCGTACATATATAGACAGAAGCCCGCCGGGGCATTCCCCGGCGGGCTTCGTCGTTTTCAGGTCTGCACTTCGTAGACCGTCTCGTGCGCCTCCACAGGCGCCGGCAGCTCCCAGCGATGCAGCATCCGCTCGATGTCCGCGTTCGACAGCGTGGTGTCGCGCTCGCGGTTGCGGCGCATCAGCTCGGCGTGCGGCACTTCCAGGTACACCAGCTCGATCTGCGCGTGGTACGCCCAGAGCAGGTCGAGCGTCTTGGTGCGCATCTGCTGGCTCAGGTGCGTGGCGTTCCAGACGAAGCGTTCCTGCTTGCGCAGCAGCGCCTTGGCTTGGTCGACCGCGTGGTGCGCGGCCATGCCGTCGTTCTCACCGTGTTTCAGCCCCAGCTCGGCGCGCGCATCGTCGAAGGACACGACCGGCCAGCCCTTGCGATGTTGCGCCACCCAGTGGTTCTTGCCGCTCGCGGGCAGGCCGCACATCACCGTCACCTGCGAGCCCGCCGTCTGGAACAGCGGGTAGTCGGGGCTGGTGTCGGCGCCGCGAAAGTAGGCCAGGCGGGTGTGGGCATCAACCATCTGTCGTGGGCCTTCCCAGCAGCCTTCTTCTTGTGCCAACTGCTGGAAGAGCGCGATGTCGGCCATGCTGTCCGCACGCTTTTCGTAGTGCCGCCCGAGCATGTCGCAGCGCGCCACGCAGCACAGGTCGGGCAGGCTCAGCTCCCACGAGAGTTTGTGGACCAGCCACTCGGGCCGCACGCCTTTGCGTGAGGTGAAGGCGTGGAGCGGCAACTGGTGTACGGCGATGATCCGGCAGACGGCCTCGCGCAATGCGAAGGGCACGCGGGCCTTCCACATCAGCACGCGCACATCGACCGAACCGCGTCGCGAGTGGCCCGGCTGGCCGATGCGTCCACTGGCCTCGTCGATCACCGTGGTGTCGGGCTTGGCGATGTCGTGCAGCAGGCAGGCCATGAACAGCACGAAGCGGCCGTCGGCATCGGCGAGCTGGTAGTGCGCGTCGGCGACGAGCGCGTCGAGCACCATGCGCGTGTGGATGCCGACATTGCCTTCGGCGTGGTAGTACGGGTCTTGCGGCGTTTCTTCGAGACGCAACAAGGCCGGCAGCAGTTCGCAGCACTGCGCCCAGTCGGTGCCTTTGCCGGACGCGGGCACCAGGGCGCGCAGATCGTCATAAGTCATCGCGACCTCCTTGTGGTTGTTGTCAGCGCGGCGGGATCGCGCAGGGTGTGCAAGCCCAGGTCTTGCCATGTCACTGCCGGCGTCGGCGCATAGAGATCGACGCCCGGCGCGAGCTGGTTGGGCAGCACCGGCCGGCGGGTGTGGTGCGAACCCGAGTCGAGAATCGTCTGCACAAAATCAGGTCGCACCCACTTGTAGCGACCGGTCACCTGGCCGTCCGATTCGGTCTTGAGGTACAGGCCCTCCGCCATGTCGGACAGGTCGGTTTGCTGCCGCACGAGATCAAGCGGTTGGCCCTCGTGCGCCACCGCCTGCTCGAAGGCCGTTTGCCAGCCAGCGCTGCGCGCAAGCGAAGGTCGCACCAGCGTGCGCAGTGACTTCGCGTGTTTGGGCATTTCGCCCTCGTAGAGCACGGGCACCGACAGCACCGGGCTGCCGGCAAGCAGCGCTTGCCGCGCGGGCGTCGACAAAAAGCGCTTCGCCTGACGGTCGTAGATATCGAACTCCAGGAAGAAGGCCGGCAGCCGGTCGTACCAGCAGCTGTGCTTGGCGAAGCACCACTCGCCGTACATCACGTAGCGATCTTCGAGCCGTTCGAGCAGCGCCGCTTCATGCGCAGCGGCCCAGTGCTTGAACAGGTTGAATTGCCGCTCGCCCGCGCCACCGGCCAGGTAGTGGCCGCGCGATTGCAGCAGCAGTTCGCCGGCTGAGGTGAACGACACGGCCGCGTTGGCGCCATCGAGTTTTTCCTCGATGACCACATGCAGGCCCTGCAGCGCGGACAACGGCGCCTGGCCGTCGTCGGTGTCGCCGGCTTGCAGGCGCGAGCCTTCCAGGTGCGCAGTACGTGGGTACTTGAGCAGCGGAATCGACGAAAGAGAAAAAGAAGAGAGAGGGAACACGTTGTTCTCCAGATGCAAATCAGGAAGAACCGACAACGTGCGGGAGCGAAGCTGGGAAAAGAGATCGACTTCGTCGGCCGTGAAGGCCGTGTCTGGTCAGTGGGGAACGCAGCTTGGCGCCCGACATGACCAGCGAAGTGGTGTTGTCGGCGTCAGAGAGTGATGACGGCGAATCGGGGCAATTGGCGCTCCAGGGGATCGAAGGATCCGTGGTTTGAAAAATGAGTGCGCGATTCTAGCCACACTCGGGTCCATCCTTCGCGGCGATTCACAGCGCGACCAAGACGGTTCCGAAGTACCGCCCTTGCGCGACTCTCTGCAGAGCTTCGGGCGCCTGTTCGATGCCCTTGAGCACGACGTGCGGAAACACGATGCTGCGCGAGCGCAGCCAGATGCCGAACTGGCGATTCCATTCGGCGCGTGCGTCCGGGTCGTCATCGGCGCTGTATCCGCGCATCACGATCTTTTTCAGCAGGAGCTGGACCGAATCCAGCTCGACCGGTGGGGTCCTGCCCGCGCCGTGGCTTGCAAGCTGCCCGGACAGCGTGCCGACGATCACGAAACGCGCGTTCTCGCGCGCAGTGGTGACGGCCGCCTGCAACTGCTCGCCGCCGACGTTGTCGAGCAGAACGTCGATGCCGTCGGGCGCTGCTGCTCTCAGTTGATCCACGATTGGCCCCGCGCCACGGACCACGGCCGCGTCATGGCCCAGTTCGCTGATCAGCCGATCTGCCTTGTCCCGCGAACCCGTGCTGCCGATGACCCGGCCTGCGCCCAGCAAGCGGGCGATCTGGCCTGCCATCGATCCGATGGCGCCGGCGGCGCTGGTCACGAACACCGTGTCTCCGGGGCGGATCTGCACGCCGCGCGTCAGTGCCGCGTAGGCCGTCCAGCCATGTGCGAGATGGGCTGCCGGCAGCGGCAGTTCGCTGTTGTCCAGACGCGTGCAATCGGTGGCTGGCGCAACGGCGTACTCGCGCCAGCCCTGGACGTGCATCACCAGATCACCCGACGCGAGTCCACTGCCCTCGGGGGCGAGACCACTTCTCCGGTGGCTTCCCCGCCCAGCGTGTCGCCCGGGTTCAACGCCGGGAACGGGATGCCTTCGACGTTCCCGCGCAACGGTCGATGCCATCGTCGAGGCCGGGACTCAGGTTCTGGGCCAGCGGGGCTGGGCCAGATTCACGACCAACGAGGTCGCCGAAATGGCTGGCGTGAGCATCGGCTCGCTCTACCAGTACTTTCCCAACAAGCTGTCGTTGATCGAAGCGCTCAGGCGCCGTCACTTCGACGATGTTCTCGGTGTGCTTCAGGCTGCGAGTGAAGACGCAAGGCCGCTTGAAGAATGCGTCGATTCGCTCGTTCAAGGCATGCTGGCCGTTCATGGCTCGCGCCCGGCGCTTCATCGCGCGCTTCTCGAAGAAGCGCCGCGCAGCGAAGAAACACGATCTGCCCACGACGCGTTCGATGCGCGGTATTTGCAGCACTACAAGACGATCGTCTCGACCCATCGAAAGCGCCGCGGCTCCAAACGCGATGACATCGCCGCGCAGGTGATTTCCGCGGCCATGGAAGGCGTCGTGCATCACGCGGCCTTGAACGGGTTGCTTGATTCTCCGGAACTGAAGAGGGAGCTGGTTTCACTGGTCTGTGCGTACGTGCGCGCACCCGGTGAACCGCCCGCTCGACGAGCCAGGGCCTGAGGCATCCTGGCAATTTGACTTTGCTAAGCTTTGCGGCGGAGGAGTTCCCCACATGCCAACCATCTGCGCCAAGTGCCAGCTTGTCCGCCCCGAAAACACGGATGCGCCGATCTGGCAGTGCCCGGGTTGCGGTGTGGCCTACAACAAGGCCGCCGACGCCCGCAGCCCTGCATCGCCGGTGGGGCATCGACCGCAACGCACCCACGCGGTATCGGACGGTGACGGCCTGCCGTGGGGCAAATGGCTGATGCTGCTCCTGCTGATCGGCGGAGCCTACCTGGGCTATCAAGTGATCCAGAAGCGGGGCCCGGCCGGCGTGAGCGTGTCCAGCCTTGCATCGAAACTGAGCGGAAACAGCAGTACCGAGCAACTCGCCGCGCTGGCCGCCAGCTCGAAGCCGGGAGACGTCTTCATGTACACCGCCGACTGGTGTCCCAATTGCCGCGCCGCGAAGGGCTGGATGGCCGAGTACGGCTTCCAGTACGAGCAGTGCGACATCGACAAGGACCATGGCTGCAAGTCGAAGCTCGACAGCCTGGGCGGCGACGGCATTCCCTATCTGATCGTCAAGGGCCATCACATGAGGGAAGGCTTCGACTCCCAGGAGTTCGTTGCCGCGCTGCAGGGCAAGTAGGCCCCCGCGAAGCACCATGAAAAAAGCCGGCGCAGTGGCCGGCTTTCTTTTTGGGGGCTGTGGTTCAGCGCATCAGGCGGTTGCCAGTGCCGGGCGCGCCAGGCGCAGGGCATGCATCCAGGCGCGGCGCAGCACGGCCGGCGAACGCGATTCCTCGGGAATCAGCAGGAAGCCGCGGTCGCGCAGCGTGGTGCCCAGCGCGATCTGGCTGGTCAGCACGGTCAGCGGAATCGCCAGCAGCAGCGGCAGGCCGACAGGCATGAGCCAGATCAGTGCGCTCGGGTCGATCATTGCGACACCCACGGCCAGCGCGGCAATCACCAGCGACATCGGTGCCAGTTGCGCGGCAGCGATCTTCCACGGCACAGCAGCGGCTTCACGCGGGGGCGACTTCCAGTCGAGCTTGATGCCGGTGAGGGCCACGACCACGAACAGCGAGTGGGCCAGCATGCGCACCGGAGCCTGCACGATGGCAAGGCCGCTTTCGAGCACCGAGCTCTTCACCAGGCCCCACACACCGCCGTACTGGCGTTGCTCGCCGCGCATCAGCACGGCAGCGATGCCCAGCACGCGCGGCAGGAACAACAGGCACAGGGTCCAGACCCACAGACCAGCCAGTTCGGCGGGCAGCACGCTCCAGCTCGACACGAGGCTGGAACCGCTGAGCCACAGGGCCGTGCCCAGCGTCAGGAACGCGAGCCACAGCGGCGCCGAGGCGTAAGCCATGGTGCCGGTCACGAACATCGCGCGGTGCACCGGGTGAATGCCGGGCTCGGCCATCAGGCGGGCGTTTTGCAGGTTGCCCTGGCACCAGCGGCGGTCGCGTTGCAGTTCGGCCAGCAGGTCCGGCGGTTGTTGCTCGTAGCTGCCGACCAGGTCGGACACCAGCCACACGTTGTAGCCGGCACGGCGCATCAGCGCGGCTTCGACGAAGTCGTGCGACATGATGCCGCCCGACATGCCGCCGGTGCCCTTGATCGGGGCCAGCGCGCAATGCTTCATGAAGGGCTCGACGCGGATGATCGCGTTGTGGCCCCAGTAGTGTGATTCGCCCAGTTGCCAGAACTGCATGCCCAGTGTGAACAGGCGGCCCGTCACGCGGGAAGCGAATTGCTGTGCGCGGGCATGCAGCGTGACGTGGCCGATGGCCTGCGTCGCGGTCTGGATGATGCCGGCGGTGGGGTTGGCTTCCATCAGCTTGACCATCGAGGTCAGGCAGTCGCCGCTCATCACCGAGTCGGCGTCGAGCACGACCATGTAGCGGTAGTCCTTGCCCCAGCGGCGGCAGAAGTCGGCCACGTTGCCGGCCTTGCGGTGCGTGCGGCGGGTGCGCAGGCGGTAGTACACCTCGACCTGCGGCTGGTTCGGGCTTTCGGCCAGGGCGGCGCGAAGGTCTTCCCAGGCGGCGCGCTCGGCGGCGGCGGTGGCGGGTGCGTAGCTGTCGGACAGCACGAACACGTCGAACTGCTTCGCATGGCCGGTGGAGGCGACCGATTCGCAGGTGGCGCGCAGGCCGGCGAACACCGTGGCAACGTCTTCGTTGCAGATCGGCATGATGATCGCGGTGCGTGCTTCGGGGTTCATCGGGTGGTTGACGACCTGCTTGGCCGACAGCGCGTGCTTGTCACCGCGCACCGAGACGTAGAAGCCCATGAGCGCGGTCACGAAACCGGTCACGACCCAGCCCGACAGCAGGCCGTACAGGCCGATCTGGCCGTATTCGAGCCAGATGTTGTCGTAGTCGGGTTGCACGCTGGCGAACAGCACCGAAGCGATCACGGTGCTCAGCACGGTGAGCAGCATGAACGCGAGGCGGCGTTGTGCCGCGGCGCGCTGCCAAGGCTGCTTGACCTGCTGGGCGGCTTGGACGCTGGCGTCTTCGGCCGCGGGGCCCGCGCCGAGCTTGACCAGTGCGGCGGTGCCCAGGCTGTTCCAGAAACCGCGCCAGGGGCGGGGCGTCATCGAACCGCGATTGACCGGGGGAGCCGTGACCGCGTTGGGATGGCGTTCTTCACGCACCGGGCTGCGGTGCGAAAAGTCGGCCTCGGCCAGAACATTCAGTTGCGAAAAGTCGTTTGGCTTCATGCGATTTACCAACGTTGCTTGTCGAGGGAAGGGGTGTCGCCAATGGCAGGAAGGCGCTTGAAGACGCAATCCGTTGCGGAGCCGCCAGCGCTTGCGAGCGCGGCCAGCGAATGGCCCGCGGCACGGGGCCGCGAGGGGGAAAACTGCTTTTGACGCAGGCCGTCGCGCTGCTGGCGCAGTGCGAAAGATGGGCTGGTGAGTGCTGTCATGCCAGTACAGGGGCAAACCCTGTGCCAGGCTGGAAAAACGCTTTCAGATCAACGACTTGGGATGATCTGGAAGTCGTTTCGGGGGATCGGGCCGGCCGGAAGGCCTCAAAACCCCTGTTTTTGTCGCCGAATCCCGACAAGCCTTGGGGGCTGGTCGGGAATGGCCTTTTAAATCAACAGCTTAGGTGCGTCGCTACTCAGCGACAGGGTCGCTGCCGTTGGCGACAACGTCGGCCTTGAAGTGCCCCGGCGTGAGCTCGTGCTTTTGCAGCAGGCGGTAGAACTCGGTGCGGTTGCGGTCGGCCAGGCGGGCCGCGTCGGCCACGTTGCCGTCGGTCAGCTTGAGCAGGCCGACCAGGTAATCGCGCTCGAAACGCTGCTTGGCCTCGGCATAGGTCTGCACCTCGACCGTCGGCACGCGCAGTGCGCGTTGCACCAGCGCCAGCGGGATCAGCGGCGAACTCGACAGCGCGCAGACTTGCTCGACCACGTTGAACAACTGGCGCACGTTGCCGGGCCAGGCGGCGGTGGTCAGCGCCTTCAGCGCCTCGGGCGCGAAACCCGAGAGCCGCTTGCCGTACTTGGTCGACAGGCGCTGCAGGAAGTGGTTGGCCAGCAGCGGGATGTCTTCTCGCCGCGCCGACAGCGGCGGCAGCGTGAGCGTCACCACGTTCAGGCGGTAATACAGGTCTTCGCGGAACTGGCCCGCTTCCATCGCGGCGTCGAGGTCGCGGTGGGTGGCCGAGACGATGCGCACGTCGACCTCGATCGACTGGCTCGCGCCCAGCGGGCGCACCGCGCGCTCCTGCAGCACGCGCAGCAGCTTGACCTGCAGCGCGGGCGGCATGTCCCCGATTTCGTCCAGCAGCAGCGTGCCGCCGTCGGCCTGCTGGAACAGGCCCTTGTGATTGGCGTGGGCGTCGGTGAAGGCGCCCTTCATGTGGCCGAACAGTTCCGACTCGAGCAACGCCTCGGGAATGGCGCCGCAGTTGACGGCCACGAAGGGCTTGTCGGCGCGCGCGCTGGCCTTGTGGATGGCGCGGGCCAGCAGTTCCTTGCCGGCGCCCGAGTCGCCGCGCAGCAGCACCGAGGCGTCCGACTTGGCGACCATGCGCGCCTCGGCCAGCAGTTCGGCCATGCGGTTGCTGCGGCTCACGATTTCCGAGCGCCAGCTGTCGTCGCCGGTCTTGCTCGGCGTGGTGGTCGGCGCACCGAGCGCCAGCGCCTGGGCGATCTTTTCGAGCAGTTCGCGCGCGTCGTAGGGCTTGGTGAGGTAGGTAAAGACGCCGCGCGCCGTGGCTTCGACCGCATCGGGAATGGTGCCGTGCGCCGTGAGCAGGATCACCGGCAGCGAGGGGTGGCGCTTGCGGATCTCGTCGAAGAGCTGCAGGCCGTCGCGCCCGGGCAGGCGCACGTCGCTCAGCACCAGTTGCGGATGCTCGATTTCGAGCTGGGTCAGCGCGGTTTCGGCCGAGGTCACGGCCGTGACCTGGTAGCCCGCCGACACCAGCCGCATCGAGAGCAGCCGAAGCATGTCCGGGTCGTCGTCGACCACGAGGAGGCGGGCGCCGGAAGTGCTCATGGGCTTGGTTTTGCTCCGTTGGTTGTCGGTGCGGGTGTTGCTGCGGGCGCCGGCGTGCTGGCGGGCCGCGCGAAGCTGCGCTCGATGGCGCGCAGGGCTTCGATGCGGTCGTTGAGCTGGTCGATGCGGCGCTGGCTGTCGCGTTGCTGCTGCACCTGCTTGTCGCGGTCGTCCTCGACGCGGCGCTGCTCGATGTAGCGCGCGGCCAGCGCACGGGCGAGCGGCTGCAATGCCTGTGCTTCGGGCGCGGGGTTGGCGATCACGCGCTGCAGCAGGCCCAACGCACGCGCGAGGTCGGCCGGCACGCGCGTCTGCGAGAGCAACAGCGCCAACTGCATCTGGGCGGTGGGCGAATCGCCGGGGTCGCCGACGCGTGCGATCTCGGCGCTCAGGTCGGCGCCGTTCAGCGGGCGCACCTTGTCGGCGTACGACAGCATGGCCGCCAGCGGCCCCTGGGTCATCAGCGTGAAGATCGATGCCGGCTGCGTGGCGGGCGCCCTGGGCTCGGCCTCGACGGGCATCACGCGCGGCAGGACGGTGGGCGGCGGCAGGGCATCGGCTTCGGCGGGCGGCTTCGGCTGGATGGCACAGGCGGCCAGCAGCAGGACGAAAGGCACGGTCATCGCCCCGGCGAAAGTGGAACTGCGGACGAACGAAAAAGACATGGGTTGAAGAAGGGGACGCGAGGCGGTGTTTCGGATGGGGCGCGGTGAGTGCTCAGGCTGTGCGCGGCAATTCGATGCGAAAGCGTGCACCGGGCCCGTCAGGCAGCAAGGTGATACGGCCCCCGTGGGCTGCAATGTACTCCTGCACGATGGAAAGTCCGATGCCGGTGCCTTTCACCGTGTGCTCGGGCTGGCGCTCGCCGCGAAAGAAGGGCTCGAAGATCCGGTCGCGGTCGCCCTCTGCGATGCCCGGGCCGGCGTCGTTGACGTCGATGTAGACCGCGTCCGGCGTGCCCGACACCGCCAGCGTGATGACGCCGCCGCTGGCTGAAAAGCGGATCGCGTTGGACAGCAGGTTGGCAATGGCCGTGCCGAGCTTGGCGCGGTCGACCGTGGTCGTGATCGGCTCGCCCTCGGCGCGCACGCGCAGCCCGTGCGACTGCCACTGCAGGCGCTGTGCCTCGATCTGTTCCTCGATCAGCGGCAGCAGCTCGGTGCGTTCGCGGCGCAGCTCGCGCGCCTCGAAGGCGGCGGCGTTGAAGCGCAGCAGCGCCTCGATCTGCCCCTGCAGCGACACCGTGTTCTGCTGCAGGATCTGCGCGACTTCGAGCTGCGCCGGGTTCAGCGGGCCGGTCACGCCGTCTTCGAGCAGCGAGACGCCTTCGCGCAGCGCGGCCAGCGGGGTCTTGAGTTCGTGCGACACGTGGCGCAGAAAGCGCGCCTTGTCGGCGTCCAGCTCGGTCAGGCGCAGCCGCAGCCATTCGAGCTGCTGCGACACGCGCCGAACGTCGGCCGGGCCACGAATGTCGATGGGTTCGTCGAGCCGGTTCTGGCCCAGGCCGACGATGGCGTTTTCGAGCCGTTTGAAAGGCCGGGCGAGCCAGATGCCGAAAGCCAGCGCCAGCACCACCGCCAGCACGCTGGCAGCGACCACTTCGCGCATCAGCCGGCGGCGTGCGTTCTCGATGCGCTTGGCCAGCGCATCGTTCTGCGTTTCGATCAGGAACTGCGCCTGCTGCGCGAGGTTGGTGTTGAGCGCGTCGAGTTCGCGGAACTGCATCGCCATCGTGCTTTCGCGGGCCAGGGCGCTGTCGGCGTTGCCGCTCATCAGGCCCTCGATCACGCCGAGCTGCGTGCGCCACATCTCGATGCCGGCGGGTGCCAGGCCGTTCTTTTCAAGGCGCTCGAGCACCTGGTGCGCCTCGCGCGCTGCGTCGTCGAAGCGGCGGCGCAGCACGGCGTCGTTCAGCACCAAAGACTGGCGCCCGGCACGTTCCATCGCCGCGCTGCGCTCGGCCAGCGACTGGGACGCGCCCGACAGCCGCAGCGCGCGCGCGGCCGCGTCGCGGCTTTGCGTCATCAGCACGTCGTACTGGAGCACGGAGCGCAGGGCCACGCCCACCAGCAGCGCGGTAATCAGCAGGAACGCGAACAGCAGGAGCTGCTGGAACGAGCC includes:
- the ffh gene encoding signal recognition particle protein, producing MATALTEKFSRLVKTMSGQARITESNVQDMLREVRMALLEADVALPVVRDFVARVKEKSLGQEVLGSLKPGQALVGIVNRELAATMGEGVSDINLAAQPPAVILMAGLQGAGKTTTTAKLAKHLIEKRKKKVLTVSGDVYRPAAIEQLKTVTKQAGAEWFPSTPDQKPLDIARAALDHAKRHYFDVLLVDTAGRLAIDEVLMTEIKQLHAALDPVETLFVVDAMQGQDAINTAKAFKEALPLTGIILTKTDGDSRGGAALSVRQVTGVPIKFAGTSEKIDGLEVFDAERHAGRILGMGDIVALVEQVTAGVDVAAAQKLAAKVKSGAGFDLNDFLGQLQQMKQMGGLSSLMDKLPAQMAAKASEADMTRAERDIRRKEGIIQSMTPLERRKPELLKATRKRRIAAGAGVQVQEVNRLLNEFEQMQGMMKKMKGGGLMKMMKKMGGMKGMGGMGGPGGPKLPF
- a CDS encoding AAA family ATPase; translation: MTYDDLRALVPASGKGTDWAQCCELLPALLRLEETPQDPYYHAEGNVGIHTRMVLDALVADAHYQLADADGRFVLFMACLLHDIAKPDTTVIDEASGRIGQPGHSRRGSVDVRVLMWKARVPFALREAVCRIIAVHQLPLHAFTSRKGVRPEWLVHKLSWELSLPDLCCVARCDMLGRHYEKRADSMADIALFQQLAQEEGCWEGPRQMVDAHTRLAYFRGADTSPDYPLFQTAGSQVTVMCGLPASGKNHWVAQHRKGWPVVSFDDARAELGLKHGENDGMAAHHAVDQAKALLRKQERFVWNATHLSQQMRTKTLDLLWAYHAQIELVYLEVPHAELMRRNRERDTTLSNADIERMLHRWELPAPVEAHETVYEVQT
- a CDS encoding RNA ligase family protein, translating into MFPLSSFSLSSIPLLKYPRTAHLEGSRLQAGDTDDGQAPLSALQGLHVVIEEKLDGANAAVSFTSAGELLLQSRGHYLAGGAGERQFNLFKHWAAAHEAALLERLEDRYVMYGEWCFAKHSCWYDRLPAFFLEFDIYDRQAKRFLSTPARQALLAGSPVLSVPVLYEGEMPKHAKSLRTLVRPSLARSAGWQTAFEQAVAHEGQPLDLVRQQTDLSDMAEGLYLKTESDGQVTGRYKWVRPDFVQTILDSGSHHTRRPVLPNQLAPGVDLYAPTPAVTWQDLGLHTLRDPAALTTTTRRSR
- a CDS encoding MDR family NADP-dependent oxidoreductase; translated protein: MHVQGWREYAVAPATDCTRLDNSELPLPAAHLAHGWTAYAALTRGVQIRPGDTVFVTSAAGAIGSMAGQIARLLGAGRVIGSTGSRDKADRLISELGHDAAVVRGAGPIVDQLRAAAPDGIDVLLDNVGGEQLQAAVTTARENARFVIVGTLSGQLASHGAGRTPPVELDSVQLLLKKIVMRGYSADDDPDARAEWNRQFGIWLRSRSIVFPHVVLKGIEQAPEALQRVAQGRYFGTVLVAL
- a CDS encoding TetR/AcrR family transcriptional regulator, translating into MVEAGTQVLGQRGWARFTTNEVAEMAGVSIGSLYQYFPNKLSLIEALRRRHFDDVLGVLQAASEDARPLEECVDSLVQGMLAVHGSRPALHRALLEEAPRSEETRSAHDAFDARYLQHYKTIVSTHRKRRGSKRDDIAAQVISAAMEGVVHHAALNGLLDSPELKRELVSLVCAYVRAPGEPPARRARA
- a CDS encoding glutaredoxin family protein — its product is MPTICAKCQLVRPENTDAPIWQCPGCGVAYNKAADARSPASPVGHRPQRTHAVSDGDGLPWGKWLMLLLLIGGAYLGYQVIQKRGPAGVSVSSLASKLSGNSSTEQLAALAASSKPGDVFMYTADWCPNCRAAKGWMAEYGFQYEQCDIDKDHGCKSKLDSLGGDGIPYLIVKGHHMREGFDSQEFVAALQGK
- the mdoH gene encoding glucans biosynthesis glucosyltransferase MdoH, coding for MKPNDFSQLNVLAEADFSHRSPVREERHPNAVTAPPVNRGSMTPRPWRGFWNSLGTAALVKLGAGPAAEDASVQAAQQVKQPWQRAAAQRRLAFMLLTVLSTVIASVLFASVQPDYDNIWLEYGQIGLYGLLSGWVVTGFVTALMGFYVSVRGDKHALSAKQVVNHPMNPEARTAIIMPICNEDVATVFAGLRATCESVASTGHAKQFDVFVLSDSYAPATAAAERAAWEDLRAALAESPNQPQVEVYYRLRTRRTHRKAGNVADFCRRWGKDYRYMVVLDADSVMSGDCLTSMVKLMEANPTAGIIQTATQAIGHVTLHARAQQFASRVTGRLFTLGMQFWQLGESHYWGHNAIIRVEPFMKHCALAPIKGTGGMSGGIMSHDFVEAALMRRAGYNVWLVSDLVGSYEQQPPDLLAELQRDRRWCQGNLQNARLMAEPGIHPVHRAMFVTGTMAYASAPLWLAFLTLGTALWLSGSSLVSSWSVLPAELAGLWVWTLCLLFLPRVLGIAAVLMRGEQRQYGGVWGLVKSSVLESGLAIVQAPVRMLAHSLFVVVALTGIKLDWKSPPREAAAVPWKIAAAQLAPMSLVIAALAVGVAMIDPSALIWLMPVGLPLLLAIPLTVLTSQIALGTTLRDRGFLLIPEESRSPAVLRRAWMHALRLARPALATA
- a CDS encoding sigma 54-interacting transcriptional regulator is translated as MSTSGARLLVVDDDPDMLRLLSMRLVSAGYQVTAVTSAETALTQLEIEHPQLVLSDVRLPGRDGLQLFDEIRKRHPSLPVILLTAHGTIPDAVEATARGVFTYLTKPYDARELLEKIAQALALGAPTTTPSKTGDDSWRSEIVSRSNRMAELLAEARMVAKSDASVLLRGDSGAGKELLARAIHKASARADKPFVAVNCGAIPEALLESELFGHMKGAFTDAHANHKGLFQQADGGTLLLDEIGDMPPALQVKLLRVLQERAVRPLGASQSIEVDVRIVSATHRDLDAAMEAGQFREDLYYRLNVVTLTLPPLSARREDIPLLANHFLQRLSTKYGKRLSGFAPEALKALTTAAWPGNVRQLFNVVEQVCALSSSPLIPLALVQRALRVPTVEVQTYAEAKQRFERDYLVGLLKLTDGNVADAARLADRNRTEFYRLLQKHELTPGHFKADVVANGSDPVAE
- a CDS encoding sensor histidine kinase translates to MAKRPSIRGSFQQLLLFAFLLITALLVGVALRSVLQYDVLMTQSRDAAARALRLSGASQSLAERSAAMERAGRQSLVLNDAVLRRRFDDAAREAHQVLERLEKNGLAPAGIEMWRTQLGVIEGLMSGNADSALARESTMAMQFRELDALNTNLAQQAQFLIETQNDALAKRIENARRRLMREVVAASVLAVVLALAFGIWLARPFKRLENAIVGLGQNRLDEPIDIRGPADVRRVSQQLEWLRLRLTELDADKARFLRHVSHELKTPLAALREGVSLLEDGVTGPLNPAQLEVAQILQQNTVSLQGQIEALLRFNAAAFEARELRRERTELLPLIEEQIEAQRLQWQSHGLRVRAEGEPITTTVDRAKLGTAIANLLSNAIRFSASGGVITLAVSGTPDAVYIDVNDAGPGIAEGDRDRIFEPFFRGERQPEHTVKGTGIGLSIVQEYIAAHGGRITLLPDGPGARFRIELPRTA